From one Mytilus edulis chromosome 1, xbMytEdul2.2, whole genome shotgun sequence genomic stretch:
- the LOC139518522 gene encoding thrombospondin-1-like — MKLKTFYNQYNVIILVVLSSTFVIGNAVYTCTNGQKQCYLSSWSQWSNCTSSCGGGTSRRFKPLCCDTTYTSIGKCATDCNITTKDYVEDKVCGHTCVNGVFRQNKCQCPKQFTGKCCESDACEQGCTFGECKNGKCSCMAFFKGDSCQKPEPWFLVAASVLGTILMMMISCCDCRFCCGYGRKTEPEQTDNSVQ; from the exons ATGAAACTGAAAACATTTTATAATCAGTACAATGTCATTATATTGGTAGTTTTGAGTTCTACATTTGTTATTGGCAATGCTGTATATACATGCACCAACGGACAAAAACAGTGCTATTTGAGCTCGTGGTCACAATGGTCAAACTGTACCTCATCATGTGGTGGTGGTACTTCTAGAAGATTTAAACCATTGTGCTGTGATACAACTTATACTTCCATTGGCAAATGTGCGACAGACTGTAACATTACAACAAAAGATTACGTTGAAGATAAAGTATGTGGACACACGTGCGTGAATGGTGTGTTTAGACAGAATAAGTGTCAGTGTCCAAAACAATTTACAGGGAAATGTTGTGAATCTG ATGCATGTGAACAAGGTTGTACATTTGGGGAATGCAAAAATGGTAAATGTTCATGTATGGCATTTTTCAAGGGAGATTCTTGCCAAAAAC CTGAACCATGGTTTCTAGTAGCGGCATCTGTTCTGGGAACTATTTTGATGATGATGATAAGTTGTTGTGATTGCCGTTTTTGCTGCGG ATATGGAAGAAAAACTGAGCCTGAACAGACAGACAACAGCGTTCAATAA
- the LOC139520504 gene encoding uncharacterized protein produces the protein MSRYIVLIAVIVISTCLVADAKYNGTTSKNQTTRANGISITDDSEDNGCFQNKSVTAMMALMIIAVVGVAALDTVLGYQFYKLRKQLMGGSHMALTTSGVAPVSTMIKK, from the exons ATGTCGCGTTATATAGTGTTGATTGCCGTAATAGTTATTTCGACCTGCCTTGTTGCTGATGCTAAGTACA ATGGAACTACCAGTAAAAATCAGACAACTCGAGCAAACG GCATTTCCATTACAGATGACTCGGAAGATAATGGATGTTTTCAGAATAAATCAGTTACAGCAATGATGGCACTGATGATCATAGCGGTGGTAGGAGTAGCTGCACTGGATACAGTTCTCGGTTACCAGTTCTATAAACTTAGGAAACAGTTAATGGGCGGATCTCATATGGCTTTGACGACAAGTGGAGTCGCTCCTGTATCGACGatgataaagaaataa